In Gadus morhua chromosome 5, gadMor3.0, whole genome shotgun sequence, the genomic stretch GGCACGTTGACGGAGATACCGCCCTGAGCGTTGCAGTGGTTGGCCGACTCTGCGCCAGAACGCAGGCTGCGGAACAAAAGCAAGTTTGAAATTAGTTAAATTGTTTAATACAGTTTATCACCTGGGGTTAATTCCCCAGGTGATATATTAACTTCTGAGGAACTACATACTTTTCAATTAAGAATAAGGTTTATTTAAGCAGCAAATCTTTTAAATGTTTGTGAGTGATTTAAAATTGAATTCGATAAGTACATGAATATTTCACACTGCGTTGAATGCATGTTCACAGTTCTCATAAAGGTTTTCCAAAGAACATGTTATTCTGAAGATATAGGATACAATAAAGAGAATGTTATCCAGCCAGGGAACAATCTGTTCCTTATTTGTAATTGTGGGTGTTGGAAGAATTACCTTCTAACCATACCCATTACTAAATTGAAGACACCCATTCAAGAGTATGCCTACATTCATTCCAACAGTGACAACTAAGTAAATCTCAAAGGTTTGAAATGCAATTCACATTTAGTAGTTTGAGTGTAGAACAACAAAACTATTTATTGTTGATTCACGTCATGCAGGAAACCTCTGAATGCATCTACAATGCATCCCCTTAGATGTAAACCACagtaataagagagagagagagagagagagagagagagagagagagagagagagagagagagagagagagagagagagagagagagagagagagagagagagagagagagagagagagagagagagagagagagagagagagagagtagttaTTATGGGACTGATCTGTTTAATCTTCAGTTGCATATGTTTAAGTTAATTTCTGTTTACCAGTTTTGTGGGTATTGCATCCAAGGTCTTGCATCCTGACAGGATACGGAGTGTGGGTGAGGTGCATTGCCGTAGGGTTTCACAGCATAGTGCAACTCTCTGAATGGTCCATGTTGTGCATTGTAAAGTGGCCAATCTGCGGAGTGGTCTGTGGACAGAGACGAGGTTTGAGAGGAAGATGATTCACTTCATCTTTAGTGCAATGACCAATTTGTGTCTTTTAAAGGTGGGGTTCAAATAAGGGATAAGCATGACTGGGCTGTTCTTATGAACTGTTCTTAAGCACTCCGTAAGCAGGGGAGAATATGTGTTTGAAGAAGAGAGTGTTGTGCAGTGTGTTAAGCCTTAGGTATTGTATGTGTTTAAAATCATTAGAGAATAATACATACATTGGGATCGTATGGCTTTGTGATGCTACAAGGCATCTATAACCTCATGAGATTGTCCCCACTACAAAGTCCCCCTTACTTTGTAGTGGCAGGTGGGTGTAACAGGGGGCCGTGGGTCTGTATTCTTGGCCATCGATGTCAGACCTCAGTGATAAAGGTCGCTCGAGCTGCTCCTCATCATCCTGACATCGGTCTACATAATCACTCTCTCTGCTTCATAATAACACAACAATAAGAGCATTAGTCTGGAGGACACGCCACAGTTGCCAACCAATGTAAGGGGAACGCGTTTCCCCCCCATCATTCATACCTCCTTGTGTCAACGCTCGCTCGCACCGTCGCGTCTCGTTGACGGTCCCAACATCTGAACCCGTCGCTCGCGCCAAACCACCTGCTGTGTGAGGCAGCAGGAGGACCACAGTCCATTCGGGACTGGCTGGTCCGTCCATCTCTGTCCCTGGATGGCGCTCCGTGGAGCGGTTGAAAACGCTGAAATGGAAGATCCGCCGAAGGACACCCAAGCTCTTGTTGAGGACATGGCCGGACATGATGGTGGTTTTGACCTGTGTGGCGCGGTTGACAGAGTAGCGGATTAGGGTGCACAGTCACCCCGGGGGTCAAACGAGGCAGGCCGCGTTGTGGAGACGGGCCCTTCGGATCTTGTTTCAAGTCGGAATCCTCCATTTATAGTTGTCTTCCTTTTAAACAATGAGACGGAGGAAGAGATGAGAGAAAGGCAGGAATCTATAGTAGCCAATCACAATAAACGGAATGATAACAACAAGCTAAACAAATGGCCCACTGAATGAATGATGCTCAGAGAAACGAAAATTGCATTGACGTATTTAAACTTTTCAGTCTTTTAAcaatagtaaaataaaaataaaatacaatatacagACCTGTAGAACTGTACGCTACAACAGCAGGCCGGTTAGGAAATCGTACATAATCACTCAGATAATTGGCTAATTGGTTGGCATAcattcagagagagggagagagggagagaggaagagagcaacGAAGCACCGCAGAGCCTACCTGTTCAGCAGAATCGCCAACACTGAGGTATGCAACTTTGCTACATGCAAATCTCGCTCAACGCTATCCAATCATGGACCAGAACACACCCCATCAGTCTTTGTTTGCCATACAGGACAGGACTGAACCAAGTTTCTCATTCaaggaatgcattttttttttaaccttcaATTCTTTGTGATTTGAAATTCATTCACGTAGGCTTTGCAGGCTGAAATGCAAATGAAAATGCAGGTTATATCCTAAAAAAACTAAGTAATAGTTGGGTTTTGTAAGGATCTGCTCATTAGGGTATGACGTCTGAATGATTATTTGCATATATGAAGTTCCATAACGCTTCAGTAACGTCTTTGTGTCTCAGGTGTTGCCCAAGGCAACAACCTGAGACATATGCTCGTCTTTACTCTTTGTTTTACCCTTACATTTGCGTCAAGCAATACACTCGTATGAATTTGCATATTATTCTAGGCAAGTTGTACATTTCATGTGAACTCACGTTTCAAATCAAATGGATAGATTGGTCAACAGAAATGTGTGGTGGCAAGATTGTTTATTTGA encodes the following:
- the LOC115543599 gene encoding uncharacterized protein LOC115543599; this encodes MEDSDLKQDPKGPSPQRGLPRLTPGVTVHPNPLLCQPRHTGQNHHHVRPCPQQELGCPSADLPFQRFQPLHGAPSRDRDGRTSQSRMDCGPPAASHSRWFGASDGFRCWDRQRDATVRASVDTRSRESDYVDRCQDDEEQLERPLSLRSDIDGQEYRPTAPCYTHLPLQNHSADWPLYNAQHGPFRELHYAVKPYGNAPHPHSVSCQDARPWMQYPQNCLRSGAESANHCNAQGGISVNVPQFALPPAERLAQVSVMNLEHLGLDGVPPGEGAYSDPNERRKTISPPDECRNIFITFSVDSATQMVPFAEFLTNQGFRPAIDIFDNPIRRMDINKWMDSYLKDPSVLIIIAISSGYKAAIERTGMDRHSLHTKYIYSMMQNEFIQQGSLNYRFVPVLLPLATQSHVPGWLQNTHVYRWPQDKENLLLRLLREERYVVPPVPKELTLIIKPVTLSSLATF